One Scyliorhinus canicula chromosome 14, sScyCan1.1, whole genome shotgun sequence genomic region harbors:
- the gja3 gene encoding gap junction alpha-3 protein, with translation MGDWSFLGRLLENAQEHSTVVGKVWLTVLFIFRILVLGAAAEEVWGDEQSDFTCNTQQPGCENVCYDKAFPISHIRFWVLQIIFVSTPTLIYLGHVLHIVRMEDKRKEREEDIRKAQNQADKELLLKNGKKKLPFRDDHGKIRIQGALLRTYVFNIIFKAMFEIGFIVGQYILYGFELRPLYRCDRWPCPNTVDCFISRPTEKTIFILFMLVVACVSLFLNLMEIYHLGWKKLRQGMTNRQLPDLEQKPEPLTPVTRTVPSTFSYPYFPDAAEGPNPYPGAPPTEFKMTPLPEDRSPYVVYNNKLAAEQNWANMAAEQTRQLSPDASNGKQEHALPAPANQESAPEGGAARGNGHLTTTVEMHEPPATDTRPLSRASRASSGRARSDDLAV, from the coding sequence ATGGGTGACTGGAGTTTTCTGGGAAGGCTTTTGGAGAATGCACAGGAACACTCGACAGTGGTGGGCAAGGTCTGGTTGACTGTGCTCTTCATCTTCCGGATCCTGGTGCTGGGGGCTGCGGCCGAGGAGGTCTGGGGAGATGAACAGTCCGATTTCACCTGCAACACCCAGCAGCCTGGCTGCGAGAACGTCTGCTACGACAAGGCATTCCCCATCTCCCACATCCGATTCTGGGTGCTCCAGATCATCTTTGTGTCGACGCCCACCTTGATATACCTGGGCCATGTGCTGCACATTGTGCGGATGGAAGATaaaaggaaagagagggaggaggatATTAGAAAAGCCCAGAATCAGGCAGACAAGGAACTGCTGCTTAAAAACGGCAAAAAGAAGCTTCCTTTTAGGGATGACCATGGTAAAATCCGAATTCAAGGGGCCCTGCTACGCACCTACGTTTTCAATATTATTTTCAAGGCGATGTTTGAAATTGGATTTATTGTAGGTCAGTATATCTTGTATGGCTTTGAGCTTAGACCTCTGTATAGGTGCGATAGATGGCCATGTCCCAACACCGTGGACTGCTTCATATCACGGCCAACAGAGAAGACTATCTTTATCCTATTTATGCTTGTGGTGGCTTGCGTGTCCCTTTTCTTGAACCTAATGGAAATCTATCACCTCGGCTGGAAGAAGCTGCGTCAGGGTATGACCAATCGACAGCTCCCGGACCTCGAGCAGAAGCCGGAGCCCCTGACGCCAGTCACAAGGACTGTCCCCAGCACCTTCAGCTACCCCTATTTCCCTGACGCGGCCGAGGGCCCCAACCCTTACCCCGGGGCACCGCCGACTGAGTTCAAAATGACGCCGCTGCCCGAGGACAGGTCGCCCTACGTGGTGTACAACAACAAACTGGCAGCCGAGCAGAACTGGGCCAACATGGCCGCCGAGCAAACCCGCCAGCTCAGCCCCGACGCCAGCAACGGCAAGCAGGAGCACGCGCTCCCGGCGCCGGCCAATCAGGAGAGCGCGCCTGAGGGCGGGGCGGCGCGCGGCAACGGTCACCTGACCACAACGGTGGAGATGCACGAGCCTCCCGCGACCGACACGCGACCCCTCAGTAGGGCAAGCAGAGCGAGCAGCGGCAGGGCTAGGTCAGACGATCTAGCGGTTTAG